In Antennarius striatus isolate MH-2024 chromosome 10, ASM4005453v1, whole genome shotgun sequence, one DNA window encodes the following:
- the LOC137602926 gene encoding probable pancreatic secretory proteinase inhibitor, whose amino-acid sequence MIGKKLLIVCAAVCLCADSGASSLYRRPSCVGTSVTQACPLNYSPVCGSDGLTYANECALCVQRLEKNTDILITKEGLC is encoded by the exons ATGATCGGGAAGAAGCTGCTGATCGTCTGCGCAGCCGTCTGCctctgtgcag ACTCCGGCGCCTCCAGTCTCTACAGGAGG CCGTCCTGCGTGGGGACGAGCGTGACACAGGCGTGTCCCCTGAACTACTCACCCGTGTGCGGCAGCGACGGCCTGACCTACGCCAACGAGTGTGCGCTGTGTGTGCAGAGGCT ggagaaaaacactgacatctTGATCACGAAGGAGGGGCTCTGCTGA